A portion of the Rhizoctonia solani chromosome 6, complete sequence genome contains these proteins:
- a CDS encoding actin, protein MFNHSVVIFDNGAHTIKCGLSNNDEEPRMVPNSVVRLKHERNKQFVGSEFNESLDYSIVHYRLPFERGYLTDWDVEKAIDPREHNFLVTEPPFNMHTIQETYDQMIFEEWEFRSYYRCPSAILCPYGDIFNPGPQPECAIIVDSGFSFTHVIPVTNDNSGLPASIQWPSVRRLDVGGKLLTNHLKELVSFRHWDMTESTYIINQVKESCCFVSKNWSQDLEICRAKINPTTRSYVLPNFGTEPPKPGYITTLPQEGDTILPMNNERFSIPEILFSPSHVGLSQTGLPGIIAHSINSLPEDQRGVAWGNIGLVGGNTLFDGFEQRLFEELRTLAPDEYEICLYRARNFHSARTLARSPIFPSLCVTREEYLEGGANACRRRFAPVNWLATKEKDVGGTRKEQESGARKETAGRGRGRRRKTVTTSEEVAPAFEAMDVDPKS, encoded by the exons ATGTTCAATCACTCAGTCGTTATCTTCGATAATGGAGCGCACACCATAAAATGCGGACTATCCAATAATGACGAAGAGCCTCG AATGGTCCCAAACTCGGTTGTTCGACTCAAACACGAAAGAAATAAACAATTTGTCGGATCCGAGTTTAATGAGTCTCTGGACTACTCAATTGTACACTACCGGCTACCGTTCGAGAGG GGGTACCTCACAGATTGGGATGTGGAGAAAGCT ATCGACCCACGCGAACATAACTTCCTCGTGACCGAGCCCCCATTCAATATGCACACTATCCAAGAAACGTACGACCAGATGATATTTGAGGAATGGGAGTTTCGGAGCTACTATAGATGCCCTT CTGCGATCCTCTGCCCATACGGTGACATTTTCAACCCAGGCCCACAACCCGAATGCGCCATCATAGTCGACTCAGGATTCTCTTTCACACATGTCATCCCCGTCACAAATGACAATTCTGGCCTCCCTGCTTCGATTCAGTGGCCTTCCGTGAGGCGCCTCGACGTTGGGGGAAAGCTTCTCACGAATCACTTGAAAGAACTCGTCTCCTTTCGACACTGGGATATGACAGAATCCACTTACATTATTAATCAAGTCAAAGAGTCGTGTTGTTTCGTGAGTAAGAATTGGTCACAAGATTTAGAGATTTGTCG GGCGAAAATAAACCCAACAACTCGATCATATGTTCTCCCCAATTTTGGCACCGAACCTCCCAAACCCGGATATATCACAACATTGCCTCAAGAAGGCGATACGATTCTCCCTATGAACAACGAACGATTCAGTATCCCTGAAATCctcttttctccatcacatGTCGGCCTTTCTCAAACAGGACTGCCCGGTATCATAGCTCACTCGATCAATTCCTTACCCGAAGATCAAAGAGGTGTTGCGTGGGGGAATATAGGGCTCGTAGGAGGAAACACACTCTTTGATGGGTTTGAGCAAAGACT ATTCGAAGAATTAAGAACATTAGCGCCCGATGAATACGAAATCTGCCTTTATCGGGCTAGAAA CTTCCACTCTGCGCGTACTCTCGCTCGTTCTCCCATCTTCCCGTCGCTATGCGTAACCAGAGAAGAATATCTGGAAGGGGGAGCAAACGCTTGTCGAAGAAGGTTTGCACCTGTTAACTGGTTGGCCACAAAGGAGAAAGACGTCGGTGGGACTAGGAAAGAACAGGAGAGTGGGGCGAGAAAAGAAACTGCTGGAAGAGGGAGGggcagaagaagaaaaactGTGACCACCAGTGAGGAGGTTGCTCCTGCATTTGAAGCTATGGATGTGGATCCTAAGTCTTAA
- a CDS encoding Tyrosine kinase family catalytic domain protein, producing MEVPPDRRSSLTALAPPAGCGVLKVLDTAGVVGSPYKAFGNSALGDQRSKSYALNNTHAHTRLIITAPQPQPALVAKSTGILYCFLDQGAVVDEGHQTWIWSVAFSPDGNSVASSSYRTIRIWDAQRPLASNELFGGHTNWVHSVSYSPIGTLMASGSMDGTVRLWNLNTGRQEGEPLVGHTGWVHSVAFSPNGRHVTSGSSDCTVELWDVHSRNSACNSLKGHSDVVCSVAYSHNGTQIISGSWDYTIRLWNVESGKTVTKPICGHTSRVRSVAFSPDGSQIVSGSCDKTVRLWDARSKKMVDKPYRGHAGSVRSVAFSPNGIYIASGSMDNTVRVWDIRTGREISEPFQGHSSSVYSVAFSPCSKRIASGGTSKKVVIWSLADTGPDADLHSSAHIKGDLKRIEIGDIQPISRCMSLHGLFDALLNHGCTDLSTSMDPRQDNATLASGGGFGDIWRGELHNRSKVAIKAWRTFLIEQSDYKTLKRATREIYYWSKMKHENIHELMGVIIFKNQSLGMVSEWMENGSLHEYLRKNRKIDHGQMCVQIASGLAYMHRHNIVHGDLKAMNVLVSTEGIAKLTDFGLSSMPSTSLAFSETSNQSGSIRWVAPELLSAMESKTKRSDIYALAMWFISMFPLKKNTHRKYLREMYHIHSASGISRS from the exons ATGGAAGTACCTCCGGACCGGAGAAGCTCTCTCACAGCCCTCGCACCCCCTGCGGGCTGTGGGGTTCTCAAAGTGCTCGATACTGCAGGCGTGGTCGGGAGTCCATACAAGGCTTTTGGAAACAGTGCCTTGGGTGATCAACG GAGCAAATCGTATGCCTTAAATAATACGCATGCACACACGAGACTTATTATCACAGCTCCTCAACCCCAACCTGCCCTTGTCGCAAAATCGACTGGGATATTATACTGCTTTC TTGATCAAGGCGCAGTTGTTGACG AGGGTCACCAAACATGGATTTGGTCAGTTGCTTTCTCCCCTGACGGCAACTCGGTCGCATCTAGCTCTTACCGAACCATCCGCATCTGGGATGCACAACGCCCATTGGCCTCAAATGAGTTATTCGGGGGTCACACAAACTGGGTCCACTCGGTGTCATACTCCCCTATTGGAACCCTCATGGCTTCCGGGTCTATGGATGGTACGGTTCGCCTTTGGAATTTGAACACTGGTCGGCAAGAGGGTGAACCACTGGTCGGTCATACCGGTTGGGTACACTCGGTAGCCTTTTCCCCTAATGGCCGTCATGTTACCTCTGGTTCCAGCGACTGCACTGTCGAACTGTGGGATGTTCATAGTAGAAATTCGGCTTGTAATTCACTCAAAGGTCACTCTGATGTCGTTTGCTCGGTTGCATACTCCCACAACGGTACCCAAATTATTTCTGGTTCTTGGGACTACACGATTCGTCTGTGGAATGTTGAGAGTGGAAAAACAGTAACGAAGCCTATCTGTGGACATACATCTAGAGTTCGCTCAGTTGCTTTTTCTCCAGACGGCTCTCAGATCGTCTCTGGTTCATGCGACAAAACAGTGCGGTTATGGGACGCTCGTAGTAAAAAAATGGTTGACAAACCATACAGAGGCCACGCGGGGTCTGTGCGATCTGTTGCATTTTCTCCAAATGGCATATACATTGCATCTGGCTCCATGGATAACACAGTTCGTGTATGGGATATCAGAACTGGGCGCGAGATCAGCGAACCATTCCAAGGACATTCCAGCTCGGTGTATTCGGTCGCGTTTTCTCCTTGTAGTAAACGTATTGCGTCTGGTGGTACCAGTAAAAAGGTAGTAATATGGAGTCTAGCGGATACTGGACCCGACGCGGACCTTCATTCTTCAGCTCACATTAAAGGCGATCTCAAGCGAATTGAAATTGGAGACATACAGCCAATTAGCAGGTGCATG TCACTTCACGGGTTGTTCGATGCTCTTTTAAATCACGGGTGTACCGATTTATCAACGAGCATGGACCCACGTCAGGACAACGCAACGTTAGCTTCGGGGGGTGGGTTTGGTGATATATGGAGAGGCGAGCTACACAACCGATCTAAGGTTGCAATCAAGGCATGGAGAACGTTTTTAATCGAACAGAGTGATTACAAAACTCTTAAG CGCGCCACGCGCGAAATCTATTACTGGTCAAAAATGAAGCATGAGAATATACACGAACTCATGGGAGTAATTATCTTCAAAAACCAATCACTGGGTATGGTTTCGGAGTGGATGGAGAATGGCAGCCTTCACGAATATCTGCGCAAAAATCGCAAAATCGATCATGGCCAAATG TGTGTTCAAATCGCATCCGGccttgcatatatgcatcgaCACAACATA GTCCACGGCGATCTCAAAGCT ATGAATGTGCTTGTATCGACAGAAGGTATAGCCAAGCTGACTGACTTTGGGTTATCATCCATGCCTTCGACTAGCCTTGCCTTCTCGGAAACCAGTAACCAGTCTGGATCGATTCGCTGGGTA GCCCCCGAGCTCCTATCTGCAATGGAGTCCAAAACTAAGCGCTCCgacatatatgcgcttgcaATG TGGTTCATCTCCATGTTCCCACTGAAAAAGAATACTCATAGGAAGTATTTACGAGAGATGTACCATATCCACAGTGCCAGTGGGATTTCCAGGTCATGA
- a CDS encoding Tyrosine kinase family catalytic domain protein, translating to MSQSGLSSRIDQGAVVDEGHQTWVWSVAFSPEGNSVASSSHRTIRISDLYRPVPISEGFGGHTKWVHSVSYSPLGTVLASGSMDCTIRLWDLSTGRQVDEHFMGRRNWVHSVDFSPDGRHIASGSSNSTVKIWSVQNGISACNSFKGHSYAVCSVAYSPDGTQIASGSCDSTVRLWHVECGKSVIEPIAAHKATVRSVAFSPDGSQIVSGSCDKTLRLWDTRSGKVIGNPYTGHSGFVWSVAFSPNGTYIASGSMDNTVRLWDIRTGHEINEPFQEHTGPVYSVAFSPCGTRIASGGTDKKVVIRNLLGTKPEAHYHAEPDADHDSQSLAEVGSDQVEFGHTQTINSHMSRQELFDALLDHGCTDLSTRMDPSQHGAILVSGGGFGDIWKGELHNQSKVAIKAWRAFSTKQCDYKTLKRATREIYYWSKMKHDHIHELMGVIIFKDYSFGMVSEWMENGNLHEYLRKNRKVDRIQMCVQVASGLAYMHRHNMVHGDVKAVTDISPQGTVKLTDFGLSSMSSASLAFSATSSQSGSIRWAAPELLSATECKTKRSDIYALAMTILEVFTTDVPYPQCQWDFQVMNKVTQGVLPTRPIDQLKNDKLGDTLWQLLVNCWSRNPYARPTIEEVHKVLVLISSDN from the exons ATGTCTCAGTCAGGTTTGTCCTCGCGGATTGATCAAGGAGCAGTCGTAGACG AGGGTCATCAAACATGGGTTTGGTCAGTTGCATTCTCCCCGGAAGGCAACTCGGTCGCATCTAGCTCTCATCGAACCATTCGCATCTCGGATTTATATCGTCCAGTGCCCATAAGCGAAGGATTTGGGGGGCACACAAAATGGGTTCATTCGGTGTCATACTCCCCTCTTGGAACGGTCTTGGCTTCCGGATCTATGGACTGTACGATTCGCCTCTGGGATTTGAGCACCGGCAGACAAGTAGATGAGCACTTTATGGGTCGTAGAAATTGGGTCCACTCGGTGGATTTTTCCCCCGATGGTCGTCACATTGCCTCTGGCTCCAGCAATAGTACCGTCAAAATATGGAGTGTTCAGAATGGAATATCTGCTTGTAATTCATTCAAAGGTCACTCGTATGCAGTTTGCTCAGTTGCATACTCCCCTGATGGTACTCAAATTGCTTCTGGTTCTTGCGATAGCACAGTTCGCCTGTGGCATGTTGAGTGCGGAAAATCAGTAATAGAGCCTATCGCTGCGCATAAAGCCACAGTTCGTTCGGTTGCCTTTTCCCCAGACGGTTCTCAGATTGTCTCTGGCTCCTGTGATAAAACACTACGGCTATGGGATACTCGCAGTGGGAAGGTGATCGGCAACCCATACACAGGTCACTCGGGGTTCGTTTGGTCTGTTGCATTTTCCCCGAATGGTACATACATTGCCTCTGGTTCCATGGATAACACGGTTCGTTTATGGGATATCAGAACTGGTCACGAGATCAACGAGCCATTCCAAGAACATACCGGCCCCGTCTACTCGGTCGCGTTTTCTCCTTGTGGTACACGTATTGCGTCTGGTGGTACCGATAAAAAAGTAGTAATACGGAACCTATTGGGGACCAAACCTGAAGCACACTATCATGCTGAACCTGACGCAGACCATGATTCCCAGAGTCTGGCTGAGGTTGGGTCTGATCAGGTTGAATTTGGACATACACAGACAATTAACAGTCACATG TCTCGTCAGGAATTGTTTGATGCGCTTTTGGATCATGGCTGTACTGATCTATCAACACGAATGGACCCAAGTCAGCACGGCGCGATCTTAGTTTCCGGAGGCGGATTTGGTGATATATGGAAGGGCGAGTTACACAACCAATCTAAGGTTGCAATCAAAGCATGGAGAGCGTTTTCGACCAAACAGTGTGATTACAAAACTCTTAAG CGCGCCACGCGCGAAATCTATTACTGGTCAAAAATGAAACATGATCATATACACGAACTTATGGGAGTGATTATCTTCAAAGACTATTCATTTGGTATGGTTTCTGAGTGGATGGAGAATGGTAACCTTCACGAATACCTACGCAAGAATCGTAAAGTCGACCGGATTCAAATG TGTGTTCAAGTTGCATCTGGccttgcatatatgcatcgaCACAACATG GTCCATGGCGACGTCAAAGCTGTAACTGATATTTCAC CTCAAGGTACAGTCAAACTGACTGACTTTGGGCTATCATCCATGTCTTCAGCTAGCCTTGCCTTCTCGGCAACTAGCAGCCAGTCAGGTTCTATTCGCTGGGCA GCCCCTGAGCTCCTATCTGCAACAGAGTGCAAAACCAAGCGGTCCGATATATATGCACTTGCAATG ACCATACTG GAGGTATTTACCACAGATGTACCATATCCACAGTGCCAGTGGGATTTCCAGGTCATGAACAAAGTGACACAGGGTGTCCTGCCGACTCGTCCAATAGACCAACTGAAAAATGATAAGCTTGGTGATACATTATGGCAGCTACTCGTGAATTGCTGGAGTCGTAACCCGTATGCTCGACCCACGATTGAAGAAGTGCATAAAGTG CTCGTCCTTATTTCCTCGGATAATTAA